From a single Variovorax paradoxus genomic region:
- a CDS encoding helix-turn-helix transcriptional regulator — protein MNQPGIVWHSTDLCAAGSGIVPQPCAMTGLQGIPAAELSDLIGAIYDCSLDPQRWAATCAMIAQRCDSVGGGICVHDLKQIQNDQLYVFGYEPEFLQKLGAHYAESPMAAADVVSNIGDVSALSMERFHLHDSRFYREVLQPHGVLDIIWFPALRTAGRMASLHASRSDKSPHYQQSDLGLFELLAPHVCRALAISDALDIQVLKSEVLERTLDGLAAGVFLAARDGRVVYMNTAAERQIRSGTAMRLVNNRLSPVYPAARAALTQAIQDAGRDGADTRTRDHAIGIPDGTGGGYVATLLPVADGRRAGVLAPFAASVAVFVQDPVQAPLMPGEAFGRLHGLTGGELRVLMALSQGLGGIEAAGMLGVGEPTIRTHLQRIYSKTGTSKQGDLLRLLHHSTPPTRHQARLADPCA, from the coding sequence ATGAACCAGCCCGGCATCGTATGGCATTCGACGGACCTTTGTGCCGCCGGTTCGGGCATCGTTCCGCAACCGTGTGCGATGACGGGCCTGCAAGGGATTCCCGCCGCCGAACTGTCGGACCTGATCGGTGCGATCTACGACTGCTCCCTCGACCCGCAGCGATGGGCCGCAACATGCGCAATGATTGCGCAGCGTTGTGACAGCGTCGGAGGCGGCATCTGCGTGCACGACCTGAAGCAGATCCAGAACGACCAGCTGTACGTCTTCGGCTATGAGCCGGAGTTTCTGCAGAAACTCGGCGCGCACTACGCCGAGAGTCCGATGGCTGCGGCCGATGTCGTTTCCAACATCGGGGACGTGAGCGCGCTGTCGATGGAGCGCTTCCATCTGCATGACAGCCGCTTCTACCGCGAAGTGCTGCAGCCACATGGGGTGCTCGACATCATCTGGTTTCCGGCGCTGCGCACCGCCGGGCGCATGGCGTCCCTGCACGCGTCGCGCAGCGACAAGTCGCCGCATTACCAGCAGAGTGACCTGGGCCTGTTCGAGCTCCTTGCGCCGCACGTCTGCCGTGCCCTGGCGATTTCCGATGCGCTCGACATCCAGGTGCTGAAGTCCGAGGTGCTGGAGAGAACTCTCGATGGGCTGGCGGCCGGCGTGTTCCTGGCGGCGCGTGACGGTCGCGTCGTGTACATGAACACTGCGGCCGAGCGACAGATCAGGTCGGGCACGGCGATGCGCCTGGTCAACAACCGGTTGTCGCCTGTCTATCCGGCCGCTCGTGCGGCGTTGACGCAGGCGATCCAGGATGCAGGCCGCGATGGTGCGGACACGCGCACCAGGGACCATGCGATCGGAATCCCCGATGGAACCGGCGGGGGCTACGTTGCCACCCTGCTGCCGGTTGCCGATGGCCGGCGCGCCGGGGTCCTCGCACCGTTCGCGGCGAGTGTTGCCGTGTTCGTCCAGGATCCTGTCCAGGCGCCGCTGATGCCTGGGGAGGCATTTGGACGGCTGCATGGGCTCACCGGCGGAGAACTGCGCGTGCTGATGGCGCTGTCGCAGGGCCTCGGCGGCATCGAGGCCGCCGGCATGCTGGGCGTGGGGGAGCCGACCATTCGCACCCACCTGCAGAGGATCTACTCCAAGACCGGCACATCCAAGCAGGGGGATCTGCTGCGTCTGTTGCACCACTCGACACCTCCGACTCGGCACCAGGCGCGCCTGGCGGATCCTTGCGCGTAG
- a CDS encoding helix-turn-helix transcriptional regulator — translation MNDFTEAIYALWDKLASFPIGDGDVALEHLLCSLCSIFGAHNALWSVVVRLPSPASGDALNGWRPLFVRLLRPLPPIAASVQEQFDTLWSPSVDLSQILAVSGEEPFRIQLLFEALPAEWFDGPHYQRHYLAIGHADSMSMRCAINDDVRVHLFIFRSTEAPRFSSTDKHPFGLALRGLRWFYRQQLLSHGLLIANAPLTAMERRVLLGLLDGKAEKAVAATLGQSPNTTHIHVKSIYAKFGVHNRAALTSLWLGRLPEAGRSNMD, via the coding sequence GTGAACGATTTCACCGAGGCGATCTACGCGCTGTGGGACAAGCTCGCGAGTTTCCCCATCGGCGATGGCGATGTAGCGCTCGAGCACCTGCTCTGCAGCCTCTGCTCGATCTTCGGCGCGCACAACGCACTTTGGTCGGTGGTCGTGCGGCTGCCAAGCCCTGCGTCGGGCGACGCGCTGAACGGCTGGCGCCCGCTGTTCGTCCGGCTGCTGCGGCCTTTGCCGCCGATTGCCGCTTCGGTCCAGGAGCAGTTCGACACCCTGTGGTCGCCGTCTGTCGACCTCTCGCAGATCCTTGCCGTGTCCGGCGAGGAACCTTTCCGCATCCAGCTCCTGTTTGAAGCGCTGCCTGCGGAGTGGTTCGACGGCCCGCACTACCAGCGCCACTATCTGGCGATCGGACACGCGGACAGCATGTCGATGCGGTGTGCGATCAACGACGATGTGCGGGTGCACCTGTTCATCTTCCGCAGCACGGAAGCTCCCCGGTTCTCATCAACGGACAAGCACCCTTTCGGCCTGGCGCTTCGCGGACTGCGCTGGTTCTACCGCCAGCAGTTGCTCAGCCACGGGCTCCTCATCGCGAACGCGCCGCTCACCGCGATGGAACGCAGGGTCTTGCTGGGCCTGCTCGACGGCAAGGCGGAAAAGGCGGTCGCAGCCACTCTGGGCCAAAGCCCGAACACGACGCATATCCACGTGAAGTCGATCTATGCCAAGTTCGGTGTCCATAACCGGGCGGCGCTGACCTCCCTCTGGCTCGGGCGCCTGCCCGAAGCCGGCCGATCGAACATGGATTGA
- a CDS encoding thioredoxin family protein — MTTRSNVLVGVAAVAASVGILTAAARPSEGEIPSSVAQIAPEFQNIDHWFNSQPLKLQDLRGKVVLVDFWTYTCINCLNHLPYVKEWNEKYKDKGLVVVGVHTPEFAYEKSTKNVQDAINRLQIKHAVAQDNHYATWKAFNNQYWPAVYLIDKQGKIVYSHFGGGSYGTTEKKIQALLAENAPSAGG, encoded by the coding sequence GTGACTACGAGATCCAACGTGCTTGTCGGCGTGGCGGCTGTTGCAGCCTCGGTCGGCATACTCACTGCTGCGGCGCGGCCGTCTGAAGGCGAAATTCCATCCAGCGTCGCGCAGATTGCGCCTGAGTTCCAGAACATCGACCACTGGTTCAACTCCCAGCCCCTGAAGCTGCAAGATCTGCGCGGCAAGGTTGTGCTCGTCGACTTCTGGACCTACACCTGCATCAACTGTCTCAACCACCTGCCCTATGTCAAGGAGTGGAACGAAAAGTACAAGGACAAGGGCCTCGTCGTCGTGGGTGTGCACACGCCGGAATTCGCATACGAGAAGTCCACCAAGAACGTGCAGGACGCGATCAACCGGTTGCAGATCAAGCACGCCGTCGCGCAAGACAACCACTACGCCACCTGGAAGGCCTTCAACAACCAGTACTGGCCTGCGGTCTATCTGATCGACAAGCAGGGAAAGATCGTCTATTCGCACTTCGGCGGAGGCAGCTACGGCACCACTGAGAAGAAGATTCAGGCGCTGCTGGCCGAAAACGCGCCGTCGGCAGGAGGCTGA